GTGCTGGTAGAGGGACTGGTTCTTCAGTACCTTTACCAAGAAGGGATCTTGACAGAAAACCATGTTCAAGAAATCAAAGCTCAAACCACAGGGCTCCGGAAAACGATGCTGTTGCTGGATATCCTACCTTCCCGCGGTCCCAAAGCATTCGATGCGTTCCTGGACTCCCTGCAGGAGTTCCCCTGGGTCAGGGAGAAGCTGGAGAAGGTACGGGAAGAAGCTGTAATAGAGTCACCTGC
This portion of the Erinaceus europaeus chromosome 7, mEriEur2.1, whole genome shotgun sequence genome encodes:
- the CRADD gene encoding death domain-containing protein CRADD isoform X4, which gives rise to MEARDKQVLRSLRLELGAEVLVEGLVLQYLYQEGILTENHVQEIKAQTTGLRKTMLLLDILPSRGPKAFDAFLDSLQEFPWVREKLEKVREEAVIESPAGRI
- the CRADD gene encoding death domain-containing protein CRADD isoform X2 codes for the protein MEARDKQVLRSLRLELGAEVLVEGLVLQYLYQEGILTENHVQEIKAQTTGLRKTMLLLDILPSRGPKAFDAFLDSLQEFPWVREKLEKVREEAVIESPADQATSKRRQNLPVERDLDAALIYKVS
- the CRADD gene encoding death domain-containing protein CRADD isoform X3 translates to MEARDKQVLRSLRLELGAEVLVEGLVLQYLYQEGILTENHVQEIKAQTTGLRKTMLLLDILPSRGPKAFDAFLDSLQEFPWVREKLEKVREEAVIESPAVLCAL
- the CRADD gene encoding death domain-containing protein CRADD isoform X5, which gives rise to MEARDKQVLRSLRLELGAEVLVEGLVLQYLYQEGILTENHVQEIKAQTTGLRKTMLLLDILPSRGPKAFDAFLDSLQEFPWVREKLEKVREEAVIESPAAS